From Bufo gargarizans isolate SCDJY-AF-19 chromosome 10, ASM1485885v1, whole genome shotgun sequence, the proteins below share one genomic window:
- the LOC122921096 gene encoding protein RD3-like — MFLAGLFGWNDPDGSAVKLAPRGSAELVTETLMIELGSHLKRAEKHQRERLIEYRRVKNGVDYTWLASFPRQGYEISPGDQLELRDICSKIKPSQCGPVILRFRRLMLEFEPEGAEIPRVFRSVLQDFVTQDEEERKTQDGRWGKRRRAKSLATFTFKPSRLRVNPFQLEDTHGSDTESELVASGRARSKSMPEFSIAREVHCD; from the exons ATGTTCCTAGCAGGACTCTTTGGCTGGAATGACCCAGATGGGTCTGCAGTGAAGCTCGCTCCTAGGGGTAGCGCAGAGCTAGTTACAGAGACTCTAATGATAGAACTAGGATCCCACTTAAAACGTGCAGAAAAGCATCAGCGAGAGCGTCTCATTGAATACAGACGAGTGAAGAATGGAGTAGACTACACATGGCTAGCATCTTTTCCACGCCAAGGCTATGAAATCAGCCCAGGTGACCAGCTGGAGCTTAGAGACATTTGTTCCAAAATAAAGCCTTCCCAATGTGGCCCTGTCATACTCAG GTTTCGTAGGTTGATGCTGGAGTTTGAGCCTGAAGGTGCTGAGATCCCACGGGTCTTTCGGTCAGTGCTTCAGGATTTTGTGACTCAGGATGAGGAAGAACGAAAAACACAAGATGGTCGCTGGGGGAAGCGCAGAAGAGCCAAAAGCTTGGCCACATTCACTTTCAAGCCTTCTCGCCTACGAGTCAATCCCTTTCAACTGGAGGATACACATGGCTCAGATACTGAGAGTGAGCTAGTTGCTTCTGGGAGGGCCAGAAGCAAAAGTATGCCAGAGTTTAGCATTGCAAGGGAAGTGCATTGTGACTGA